The Streptomyces albofaciens JCM 4342 genome has a segment encoding these proteins:
- a CDS encoding cytochrome P450 family protein, which translates to MQNTAETGPDDLIDVTQLLDDPHAGYAVLREAGPVHRIAGPDGQPAWLVTRYEDVRRCLSDPRLSLDKRNARGGYRGFALPPALDANLLNMDPPDHTRVRRLVARAFSPARVEKLREPVRRIADGLLDAVADAGRADLIASYAGPLPIIVICDLLGVPERDRPDFRAWTDALITPDPARPERAKEAVGAMMRYYTGLIAAKRAAPGDDLLSDLILVRDGAAAEGGPGDRLGEDELTSLAFLLLFAGYENTVHLIGNSVLALLDHPEHLIALRTNPAELSGAVEEFARYDGPASLAIRRFPLEDVEIGGIRVPAGESVLLSLASANRDPHRFPDPGTFDPGRDAAGQLMFGHGIHHCLGAALARMQTETALTALISRFPGLRLDVPRAELRHRRTLRARGLISLPVAW; encoded by the coding sequence ATGCAGAACACCGCCGAGACCGGCCCCGACGACCTCATCGACGTGACGCAACTCCTGGACGATCCGCACGCCGGTTACGCGGTCCTGCGGGAGGCCGGGCCCGTTCACCGCATCGCCGGGCCCGATGGACAGCCCGCGTGGCTGGTGACGCGGTACGAGGATGTGCGCCGGTGTCTGTCCGATCCGCGGCTTTCGCTGGACAAGCGGAACGCGCGGGGCGGCTATCGCGGGTTCGCGCTGCCGCCCGCCCTGGACGCGAACCTGCTGAACATGGATCCGCCGGACCACACCCGGGTGCGCCGCCTGGTGGCCAGGGCGTTCAGCCCCGCGCGGGTCGAGAAGCTGCGGGAGCCCGTGCGGCGGATCGCGGACGGGCTGCTGGACGCGGTCGCGGACGCCGGCCGGGCCGACCTGATCGCGAGTTACGCCGGTCCGCTGCCCATCATCGTCATCTGCGACCTCCTGGGCGTACCGGAACGGGACCGCCCGGACTTCCGGGCCTGGACGGACGCGCTGATCACGCCCGACCCGGCCCGGCCGGAGCGGGCGAAGGAGGCCGTGGGGGCGATGATGCGCTACTACACGGGGCTGATCGCGGCCAAGCGGGCCGCGCCGGGGGACGATCTGCTCTCCGACCTGATCCTGGTGCGGGACGGCGCGGCGGCGGAGGGCGGTCCGGGCGACCGGCTCGGTGAGGACGAGCTCACCTCGTTGGCGTTCCTGCTGCTTTTCGCCGGTTACGAGAACACCGTTCACCTCATTGGTAACTCTGTCCTCGCCCTGCTCGATCACCCCGAACACCTCATAGCGTTGCGTACGAATCCAGCCGAACTATCCGGGGCCGTGGAAGAGTTCGCGCGCTACGACGGACCGGCCTCGCTGGCCATCCGCCGGTTCCCCCTGGAGGACGTGGAAATCGGCGGCATACGGGTGCCCGCGGGCGAGAGTGTGCTGCTCTCCCTTGCCTCGGCCAACCGCGACCCGCACCGTTTCCCCGACCCCGGGACGTTCGATCCGGGCCGCGACGCGGCGGGTCAGCTCATGTTCGGGCACGGCATCCACCACTGCCTCGGCGCGGCCCTGGCGCGCATGCAGACCGAGACCGCGCTGACCGCTCTCATCAGCCGTTTTCCCGGTCTGCGGCTGGACGTGCCGCGGGCGGAACTGCGGCATCGCCGCACCTTGCGCGCACGTGGCCTGATCTCGCTCCCCGTCGCCTGGTAG
- a CDS encoding MAB_1171c family putative transporter, with amino-acid sequence MFDVLYLCFGGVAWTVVVLKTRAWLRGRGNADLGLTCVMGAGAATVFVFSAPGVYRWFDRLTGVSNLAMVFLYSSVVVFAAGAFVLLLRWSGGTGAEGRARVRSRSRTAVTAVAVAWAVAVTSFVVGRPDDVEHPRDLGTAYAGSPGVMTFLVLYLAIFGTSLAGLGALCPRYAGRLGASWLARGLRVLAAGCWLGLAYCACKLAGLVLSWAGYAAPWLSNGVAPLSASVAALLVLAGLALPAAGSRAYAWRRMRRLHPLWKDVTAQAPEMAAGGPYWGGRWPFAGLQRRADRQMAQIRDVQRGIRRYVEADTVDIARERGRAVVADERQLAAVAEAAALRRGLENRAIGLVPVPGAESVVVTAEGERPGERSGTSPERRPTALPSGPPPGTAAELVAEAELAAEYEHLARVADVYYSPLTDTVLTELRQRSAMQRH; translated from the coding sequence GTGTTTGACGTGCTGTATCTGTGTTTCGGCGGAGTGGCCTGGACCGTCGTCGTCTTGAAGACGCGCGCCTGGCTCCGCGGCCGAGGCAACGCCGACCTGGGACTGACGTGCGTGATGGGCGCCGGCGCGGCGACGGTGTTCGTCTTCTCCGCCCCCGGCGTCTACCGGTGGTTCGACCGGCTGACCGGTGTGTCGAACCTGGCCATGGTCTTCCTCTACTCCTCGGTCGTGGTCTTCGCGGCCGGCGCGTTCGTCCTGCTGCTGCGCTGGAGCGGCGGTACGGGCGCGGAGGGCCGCGCGCGGGTCCGGTCGCGGTCCCGTACGGCCGTGACGGCCGTGGCCGTGGCCTGGGCGGTGGCGGTCACCTCCTTCGTCGTCGGGCGGCCGGACGACGTGGAACACCCCCGCGACCTCGGTACGGCCTACGCCGGCTCGCCGGGGGTGATGACCTTCCTGGTGCTGTATCTGGCCATCTTCGGCACCAGCCTCGCGGGCCTCGGCGCCCTCTGCCCGCGCTACGCCGGCCGGCTCGGCGCCTCCTGGCTCGCGCGGGGGCTGCGGGTGCTGGCCGCCGGCTGCTGGCTCGGTCTGGCGTACTGCGCCTGCAAGCTGGCCGGCCTCGTCCTGTCCTGGGCCGGGTACGCGGCGCCGTGGCTCTCCAACGGCGTGGCGCCGCTGAGCGCTTCGGTCGCCGCGCTCCTGGTGCTGGCCGGGCTCGCGCTCCCGGCCGCGGGCTCGCGGGCGTACGCCTGGCGCCGCATGCGCCGTCTGCACCCTCTGTGGAAGGACGTCACCGCCCAGGCCCCCGAGATGGCCGCGGGCGGCCCGTACTGGGGCGGGCGGTGGCCGTTCGCTGGCCTCCAGCGGCGCGCCGACCGGCAGATGGCGCAGATCCGGGACGTCCAGCGCGGCATCCGGCGGTACGTGGAAGCGGACACCGTCGACATCGCCCGCGAACGCGGGCGTGCCGTGGTGGCGGACGAACGGCAGCTGGCGGCCGTCGCGGAGGCCGCCGCGCTGCGCCGCGGTCTGGAGAACCGGGCGATCGGCCTCGTTCCCGTACCCGGCGCGGAGAGCGTGGTGGTAACGGCGGAGGGCGAGCGGCCGGGGGAGCGGTCCGGTACCTCCCCTGAGCGGCGCCCGACCGCCCTGCCCAGCGGCCCGCCGCCCGGCACGGCCGCAGAACTGGTTGCGGAAGCCGAACTGGCCGCGGAATACGAGCACTTGGCGCGCGTCGCGGACGTCTACTACTCGCCGCTGACCGACACCGTTCTCACCGAACTGCGCCAGCGGAGCGCCATGCAGCGGCACTGA